The DNA region TTCCGGTCCAATACATTTACGAAAGAGCGAGTGCGCTGATCGAGCTGCCGGCCGCGCCGCTTCGCTTCGACAAACCCGCGCTGGAAGAACTCCACCGGCTGATGGGCGGAGATCTTTCCCCGCTGCTCAAGGGCATGTCGGAGCAGGAGCTGTCCAAAAAGTTGCGCATGCCCCGCGATCTGGTCCGAAACCGCTTCAAGGAGATCCTTTCCTTCGAAGGCGGACGCGTGGTTCTGACGACGCTGGCGCAAATGTACCATGAACGGGATCACCGGCCGTCGTCCGGGCGGTTCCGTCTGAAATGACGCCGATGTTCCGCCGCTCCGGGCGGAGCATCCCGCCTCGTGCGGGCATTCCCCGAAAGGACGGAGACCATGCGCATCGAAGCCACCTTTGACTTACCGGGGACCATCCGTCTCCCTTATGACCTGAACTATCCCCTGATGAGCTGGATTTACCGCTGCCTCAGTCAGGCCGACCCTGCGTTGGGCTCCTTCATCCACTCGGAAGGGCTCCGGCTTCGCGGGCGATCGTACAAACCGTTCGTCTTCTCGCTTCCCCGCTTTACCCGTCGACACAATCTGCCGGGGGAAATGGAGGTGAGCGGCCGCCTCTCGCTGAAGATCGGATCCATCCGGACGGACGTGATCCGCTCGATTCATGCGGGAATCCGCAAGCAAGGGGCTCTGAAACTGCGCGAACACGTGTTTCCGCTGGTGAATCTCCGGGTGGAAGAGCCGGTGCGGTTCACCGAACGCATGGCGTATCGCCCCCTCTCCCCGATCGTCGTGCCGGTGTCCGTCAACGGGAAGGTCCGCTTTTGCCACCCGCTGGAAAGCGATTTTTACGACTCCCTGCGACTGTCCGTGCGAAACTGGTATCACCTTCGCTGGAACGAACCGCTTCCGCCGGACGTCCCCGTTCGCATCCGGCTGATGCAGCCGGAGCGCTTCTCGCTGGAGCGGGCGGCCGTGCTGCTCACCGTGAAAGAGAAGAAGATCAAGGGCTATCAGGTGCCTCTGGAAGTGGAAGCCCCTCCCCGGGTCCAGCAGGTGATCCACGACTCCGGCCTGGGCAGCTACGGAAGCCAGGGATTCGGCATGGTGGACGTGTGGAGAGATCCGGGCGAAAAGCGTTCGCCGAAATGAAACATCCCCCCGCATCCGAGATGCAGGGGGATGTTTCGGTTTTGATCCGCTCAACCGGCCGGATCCGGGTCCTGGCCGGCGTTTTCTTCCCGTGCTTTCAGCCAACGAATGGCGTTTTGTTCGCCCCGTTCGGCGGCGCGGCGGATGAGGGTGAGGCCCTCCTCCACATCCTGCTCGATCCAATCCCCGTCGACGAGGTGGGTGCCGAGAATGAACATGGCCGTCGGTTGTTCTTCCGACACCGCCCGGGACAGCCAATGAAAACCGTCTTCCAGATCCCTTTTCATCCCGTCGGCGTACAGAAGCCGGCCTCCCAGCTCGAGCATGGCTTCCGCGTTCCCCAGCACGGCGGCGCGGCGCAGTAACACCTCGCCTTCCAGCGGGAGGCGGCGCAGCCCCTTTCCTTCCAGCAGGCGGTTGCCCAGTTCGTGCAGGGCCGGCGGGTAGTCGGCTTCGGCGGCGCGACGCAGCCACTGTTCTCCTTCTTCCGGACATTCCTTGCCGAGCGTTCCGTTCATCAGGTACGACCCGAGCGAATGCATGGCGGACAGAAGGCCGGCTTCCGCCGCGCGGCGCAGCCACGTCTCTCCCTCGGCGGCCTTTTCCGGTCCGTACACGCCCGACAGATAGAGGTGCGCCAACGTGTCCATGGCCTGTCCGTCCCCTTTGTCGGCCGCGCGAAGCAACCATCTTTCCGCTTCGGCGGGATCCGGGTGGCAGCCGAGTCCGGCGAGCAGGCAGCGGGCCAAATGGAACATGGCGGGAACCTCTTCCAGCTCGGCGGCCTGCCGAAGCAGTCGGACCCCTTCCACCGGATCCGGTTCCACGGGACCTCCGGAGATCAAGTACCAGCCGAGCACCGTGATCGAAGGCCCGTGGCCGGATGCCACGTTTTCGCGTAGCAGGGCCAGCCCCTCCTGCGGATTTTCCCCTTCTTCCACCAGACGATGTACTTCGAACAGGCGGGCATCCAGGTGGCCGGCTTCCGCGGCGCGGCGGATCCATTCGTTTCCTTCGTCCTGTTCGCCCGGAATGTCACCCGCCAGCATGCCGAGTCCCAGCGAGAACATGGCCGTCGCATCTCCGCTCTCCGCCCTCGCCACAAGGTCGCCCCACTCCTCGCCGACGGAGGCCGACTCCGGTTCTTGTTCGGTTGCCTCCCGCTCCCTGCGGAAGGAATCCCACTCCTTCTCCAACTCGGAAAGGAGCCGACGATGCCGGTCGATGTTGCCGCGGAAATGATCATTGCCGTTTCGCCGGTCAAAGGCGTCGGCCAGCTGCATGACTTGCTCCTGCAGCCACTCTTTCGTCGCCGGTTCGGGCAGATTCACGTCTTCCCCCGCCGCCTCCGACCGTTCCGCCAGCAACAGTCCGGCGAGCAGGAAGTGGAAGCACACTCCCTGTTCCCTGCATGCCATCGCCTCGGAAAAACGCCCGGAAAAGAGTTCCCTCGCCCGCTTCCGGTCCGTGACGGTCAGGTACAGGACGTGGTCCGAAACGGTGCTCAGAAATCCTTGCTCCGCGCCGATCGCGGCCAATCCTTGGCGATGAAATTCCTCCGCCGTCTCCCACCGGCCGGCCTTGGCCAGCGGAATCAGAAATTGCCCCCAGGTGTTGGCCGGAACATGTTTGCAGGTGTGGTCCCCGTTCAACAGCGGCCGGGCGAGTCGCAACGCTTCGTCCAACCGGTCCTGTTTCAGCAGGAACGTCACATGCGTGTCCAGTTCGCAGGCAAGGCAATCGGAGAGATCGTCCCGGGGCTCGTCCAGCCAGCGCTCGAACCACTCGGCCGCTTCTTCCATGTCCCCGCGCCGGAGCGCGATGCGGTGCCGGATCATGGCGTACACCCGCTCTCCCATGCCCAATTGCCGATAACGGTTCCTCAAGTCTTCCAGCGTTTCCCGGATTTTCTCCAGGGACAATTGCGGAAATTCATCCAGGTCGTTGGCGATCCACTTGTATTGCCACATCAGGGTGTACGGACTGCACAACTCCGGATTTTTGTCAAACCGGGCCAGGCACCAGGCGAAGGAAACCAGCGCTTTGTCCGCCCGTCCGGCAAAATTGGCCGCTCCGGTCAGTTCCAAACGGGCCGCGAACGCGGCTTTCTCGTCCCCTTCCATGTCCGCCAACCGGACCGCTTTCTCCAGCAACTCGATCTTTTGATCACCGTCGGGCAACGTCTCGGCTTTTCTCAGCCATTCATCGATGGTCGGGTTCATCCCTGTTTCCCCCCAATTCAAGTCCCCGGTCCAAAAGATGGATGATTCCGTGATTCAGAAGATCCATTTCCTGTTTGCGAAGCGGATGGTGCCCCAGCAGCAGGGCTTGCACATACAACATGGCGACGGCCGCCTTGCGCAGATCCAGATCACGCGTGAGAATCGCCTTGCGCACGACCGGATTGGCGAAATTGAAGCAGAGGCGTCCCAGGCTCTTGTCTCCGTTTTGGCCGGTCACCTGACCAATGAGGGAGGAAAAGAGTTCGTTTGCCTCTTCCCGTGTCTGTTCGGCCGCACGGAGGAATTGGGCTTCTTCTCCCGTGATGTACAGGGCGGACAACTCCGGCGGGGCGAACTTGCGGATCTCCGGCACGCAGGCAAACGGGCGCAGCATCCGGCCCGCCAGATCGAGGAAATCCTCCGTCACCGCGCGTTCCCGCTCATCCAACTGGGAAAAACGGTTGGTCAGTTCGGCCGGATCCAGTCTGCGAACCTGTATCTCCGGAAAAACCTTGCCCAGTTTCTGCACCAGTTCGGCATCATGCACATACCCGCCGTTGACCACGCAGATCGATTGGGCTTTGGCCACGCGGGCGATCTGGCGGAATTCATCCACCGTCGTGGTGTAGAGAACCATCGGTTCCCGCCGGCGAAGCTCACCCATCGTCAACATGCCGAACGACGTTTCAAACGGCAACCAGTCGATGAACAGGCGGAACAGCTCGTCGTCTTCCAGGGACAACATCTTGATCGACATGTAATGGATGCGGATGATTTCTTTCAAAAGTTTGGGCCGCGTGGAAGCCAGGTTCACCAGATACCGCTTGATGCACGCTCCCAGCTCGGCCCGTGTCAGATCCAGCAGCGCGTCTTCATAAAATTCCTCCCGCGAAGCCGTCGGCCGAAGCTTGTTCACATTCAGCACCGCCGTGACGAAAAACGCCCAGTCCGGCAGCACCTTCTCCGACCGTTCCGACAGCAGCATGCGCTTCACGTACACCCGGTGCGTCTTGCGTGCGCTCACCGCCACCGGATGGGGCAGCACGAACGCCACTCCCTTTGCCTCGCCCACCGACGACGACAGCGGAATCACGTCCAGAGCCGCGAGGTCCAGCTTCTCCCGGGCCCACACCAGTGCGTCCGAAGCGGACATTTCCCACGGCGCCTTATCCGCATTCAACCGCTCTTCCCGTTCCCCGTAAAACACGATCGGCACCGGCAGGCATTCGGCGTACCGGCGAATGTGACTCTTCACCCGTTCCGGCTCAAACCAGCGCTCGAATCCCTCTTTGGCCTGCAGGTAGATCCGCGTGCCGGGCGCCATCTCCGACTCCAGCCGCCGCAGCGTGTAACTGCCGTCCGGACGGCCCCGCCACTCCACCGCATCCCCGCCCTTCGCCGAGCGCGTCAGGAGCACGATTTCGTCGCTCACGATGAAACAGGACAGCAGTCCCACGCCGAATCTTCCGATGAAATCCTCTTCATCCGTTCCCTGTTTGGACGTGTGCCCGATCTGAGACAAAAACCGGTGGACTTCCTCCTCCGTCAGTCCGATTCCGTTATCCTCAATGAACAGCGTCGGGCGCGGACCGGACTCATACAACTCCACGCCGATCCGTCCCGCGTGCTCCGGATCCAGCTTTTTCCTTGCCGTGATCGCATCGGCCGCGTTTTGCACCAGCTCCCGCAAATACACATGCGGCGTGCTGTACAAATGGTTGGACAACAAATCGATCATGCCTTTGAGGTTGACCTTGAAATGAAAACTTTCCATGCTGAATCATACTCCCGGGTGAAAAAAGATTGATCAATTTCCACTATTCATTGTAAAGGGAAATGGACAAACGAACCAGTGCCGCGGACGGGGGAATTGGCTTGAAAGCTTTACACCTCTGATGAAATATGACACAATTTTTCTGAACACGACAGACATCGACGGAGAGGAGAGCCCGAAAAATATGGGAGCCATCCTGAAAAACGACTGGGCCGACCTGCTGAACGCGGAATTCGAAAAGCCCTACTATCTCAAACTCCGCCAGTTTCTGATCGAAGAGTACAGCACCCGCACCATCTACCCGGACAAGTACGACATCTTCAACGCCCTGCATTACACTTCGTACGCCGACACCAAAGTGGTCATCCTCGGGCAGGATCCCTACCACGGTCCGGGACAGGCGCACGGACTCAGCTTCTCCGTCAAGCCCGGTGTCCGCATCCCGCCGTCCCTGGTCAACATCTACAAGGAGCTGCACGCGGATCTCGGCTGCACCATTCCCAACCACGGCCATCTGACCAAATGGGCCGAACAGGGCGTGCTGCTTTTGAACAACGTGCTCACCGTCCGGGCCGGACAAGCCAACTCCCACCGGGGCAAAGGCTGGGAACAATTCACCGCCGAGGTGATCCGGACGCTGAACGAACGGGAAGAGCCGGTCGTCTTCATTCTGTGGGGCCGCAACGCGCAGGAAAAAAAGAAACTGATCACCCGGGATCACCACCTGATCATCGAATCGGCCCACCCCAGCCCGCTGTCCGCCAGCAACGGTTTCTTCGGCAGCCGTCCGTTTTCGCGCACCAACGAATTCCTGGAGAAACACGGCATCCGGCCGATCGACTGGCAAATCGACAACCTGTGACCGAAAAAAACCCCC from Staphylospora marina includes:
- the cas6 gene encoding CRISPR-associated endoribonuclease Cas6; this encodes MRIEATFDLPGTIRLPYDLNYPLMSWIYRCLSQADPALGSFIHSEGLRLRGRSYKPFVFSLPRFTRRHNLPGEMEVSGRLSLKIGSIRTDVIRSIHAGIRKQGALKLREHVFPLVNLRVEEPVRFTERMAYRPLSPIVVPVSVNGKVRFCHPLESDFYDSLRLSVRNWYHLRWNEPLPPDVPVRIRLMQPERFSLERAAVLLTVKEKKIKGYQVPLEVEAPPRVQQVIHDSGLGSYGSQGFGMVDVWRDPGEKRSPK
- a CDS encoding tetratricopeptide repeat protein, whose protein sequence is MNPTIDEWLRKAETLPDGDQKIELLEKAVRLADMEGDEKAAFAARLELTGAANFAGRADKALVSFAWCLARFDKNPELCSPYTLMWQYKWIANDLDEFPQLSLEKIRETLEDLRNRYRQLGMGERVYAMIRHRIALRRGDMEEAAEWFERWLDEPRDDLSDCLACELDTHVTFLLKQDRLDEALRLARPLLNGDHTCKHVPANTWGQFLIPLAKAGRWETAEEFHRQGLAAIGAEQGFLSTVSDHVLYLTVTDRKRARELFSGRFSEAMACREQGVCFHFLLAGLLLAERSEAAGEDVNLPEPATKEWLQEQVMQLADAFDRRNGNDHFRGNIDRHRRLLSELEKEWDSFRREREATEQEPESASVGEEWGDLVARAESGDATAMFSLGLGMLAGDIPGEQDEGNEWIRRAAEAGHLDARLFEVHRLVEEGENPQEGLALLRENVASGHGPSITVLGWYLISGGPVEPDPVEGVRLLRQAAELEEVPAMFHLARCLLAGLGCHPDPAEAERWLLRAADKGDGQAMDTLAHLYLSGVYGPEKAAEGETWLRRAAEAGLLSAMHSLGSYLMNGTLGKECPEEGEQWLRRAAEADYPPALHELGNRLLEGKGLRRLPLEGEVLLRRAAVLGNAEAMLELGGRLLYADGMKRDLEDGFHWLSRAVSEEQPTAMFILGTHLVDGDWIEQDVEEGLTLIRRAAERGEQNAIRWLKAREENAGQDPDPAG
- a CDS encoding HSP90 family protein, yielding MESFHFKVNLKGMIDLLSNHLYSTPHVYLRELVQNAADAITARKKLDPEHAGRIGVELYESGPRPTLFIEDNGIGLTEEEVHRFLSQIGHTSKQGTDEEDFIGRFGVGLLSCFIVSDEIVLLTRSAKGGDAVEWRGRPDGSYTLRRLESEMAPGTRIYLQAKEGFERWFEPERVKSHIRRYAECLPVPIVFYGEREERLNADKAPWEMSASDALVWAREKLDLAALDVIPLSSSVGEAKGVAFVLPHPVAVSARKTHRVYVKRMLLSERSEKVLPDWAFFVTAVLNVNKLRPTASREEFYEDALLDLTRAELGACIKRYLVNLASTRPKLLKEIIRIHYMSIKMLSLEDDELFRLFIDWLPFETSFGMLTMGELRRREPMVLYTTTVDEFRQIARVAKAQSICVVNGGYVHDAELVQKLGKVFPEIQVRRLDPAELTNRFSQLDERERAVTEDFLDLAGRMLRPFACVPEIRKFAPPELSALYITGEEAQFLRAAEQTREEANELFSSLIGQVTGQNGDKSLGRLCFNFANPVVRKAILTRDLDLRKAAVAMLYVQALLLGHHPLRKQEMDLLNHGIIHLLDRGLELGGNRDEPDHR
- a CDS encoding uracil-DNA glycosylase, translating into MGAILKNDWADLLNAEFEKPYYLKLRQFLIEEYSTRTIYPDKYDIFNALHYTSYADTKVVILGQDPYHGPGQAHGLSFSVKPGVRIPPSLVNIYKELHADLGCTIPNHGHLTKWAEQGVLLLNNVLTVRAGQANSHRGKGWEQFTAEVIRTLNEREEPVVFILWGRNAQEKKKLITRDHHLIIESAHPSPLSASNGFFGSRPFSRTNEFLEKHGIRPIDWQIDNL